A genomic segment from Nodularia sphaerocarpa UHCC 0038 encodes:
- a CDS encoding magnesium chelatase subunit H, which produces MFTHVKSTIRHIAPDNLRGRNLIKVVYVVLESQYQSALSQAVSTINSNNPNLAIEISGYLIEELRDPENYEEFKREMETANIFIASLIFIEDLAQKVVTAVEPHRHHLDVSVVFPSMPEVMRLNKMGTFSLAQLGQSKSVIAQFMRKRKEKSGAGFQDGMLKLLRTLPQVLKFLPMEKAQDARNFMLSFQYWLGGSPENLENFLLMLADKYVLKDVDKQNFASPTYEAPVVYPDMGIWHPLATTMFEDIREYLNWYSARKDISSDLKDPLAPCVGLVLQRTHLVTGDDAHYVAIVQELESLGARVIPVFAGGLDFSKPVDAYFYEPTTNTTLIDAVISLTGFALVGGPARQDHPKAIESLKRLNRPYMVALPLVFQTTEEWMDSDLGLHPIQVALQIAIPELDGAIEPIILSGRDGATGKAHALQDRVEAIAQRALKWANLRRKPKLDKKVAITVFSFPPDKGNVGTAAYLDVFGSIFEVLKGLRNNGYDVQDIPENAQALMELVIHDAQAQYASPELNIAYKMSVPEYEALTPYSQRLEENWGPPPGNLNSDGQNLLIYGKQFGNVFIGVQPTFGYEGDPMRLLFSRSASPHHGFAAYYTYLEQIWGADAVLHFGTHGSLEFMPGKQMGMSGDCYPDNLIGSIPNLYYYAANNPSEATIAKRRSYAETISYLTPPAENAGLYKGLKELSELIASYQTLKDSGRGISIVNTIMDKCRIVNLDKDIHLPETDARDMTADERDHIVGSVYRKLMEIESRLLPCGLHVIGKPPTAEEAVATLVNIGSLDRQEEEILSLPRIIASSIGRDIDDIYKNSDLGNLEDVQLLQDITLATREAVAALVQAQSDAEGRVSLVSRLNFFNMGKKEPWVEALHKAGYPKVDPEALKPVFEYLEFCLKQVCADNELGALLQGLEGEYVLPGPGGDPIRNPDVLPTGKNIHALDPQSIPTAAAVQSAKIVVDRLLERNKAENEGKWPETIACVLWGTDNIKTYGESLAQIMWMIGVRPVPDALGRVNKLELISLEELGRPRIDVVINCSGVFRDLFINQMNLLDQGVKMAAEADEPLEMNFVRQHALKQAEEMGINLRQAATRVFSNASGSYSSNINLAVENSTWDSEAELQEMYLRRKSFSFNSDNPGMMDESRQIFETSLKTADATFQNLDSSEISLTDVSHYFDSDPTKLVASLRKDGKKPASYIADTTTANAQVRSLTETVRLDARTKLLNPKWYEGMLSHGYEGVRELSKRLVNTTGWSATAGAVDNWIYEDTNETFIKDEEMQKRLMNLNPHSFRKIVSTLLEMNGRGYWETSDDNLDRLRELYQEVEDRIEGIE; this is translated from the coding sequence ATGTTCACACACGTCAAGTCCACCATTAGACACATTGCGCCTGATAACTTACGCGGACGTAATTTAATCAAGGTGGTCTATGTCGTGCTTGAGTCCCAATATCAAAGTGCATTGTCGCAAGCTGTTAGCACGATCAACTCGAACAATCCCAACCTAGCCATTGAAATCAGTGGGTACTTGATCGAGGAACTCCGAGACCCAGAGAACTACGAAGAGTTCAAACGGGAAATGGAGACAGCTAACATCTTTATCGCCTCACTTATTTTCATAGAAGACTTAGCACAAAAAGTAGTTACAGCCGTCGAACCACACCGCCATCACCTCGATGTTTCGGTTGTTTTCCCATCCATGCCCGAAGTCATGCGCCTCAACAAAATGGGGACTTTTTCCTTGGCACAATTGGGACAATCGAAGAGTGTTATCGCTCAATTCATGCGGAAACGCAAAGAAAAATCCGGCGCAGGATTCCAAGATGGAATGCTCAAACTGCTGCGAACCTTGCCCCAAGTATTAAAGTTCTTGCCAATGGAAAAGGCACAGGACGCACGAAATTTCATGCTCAGTTTTCAGTATTGGCTCGGAGGTTCACCAGAAAACCTGGAAAACTTCTTGCTGATGCTAGCTGATAAATATGTATTAAAAGATGTAGACAAGCAAAATTTTGCATCTCCCACTTATGAAGCGCCAGTTGTCTATCCCGATATGGGAATTTGGCATCCTTTGGCGACCACCATGTTTGAGGATATAAGAGAATACCTGAATTGGTACAGCGCCCGCAAGGATATTTCTAGTGATCTTAAAGATCCCTTAGCGCCTTGTGTAGGATTAGTATTACAACGTACTCACCTAGTTACAGGCGATGATGCCCATTATGTAGCCATTGTCCAGGAATTGGAATCACTGGGAGCCAGAGTAATTCCTGTATTTGCTGGGGGATTGGATTTTTCCAAACCCGTGGATGCTTACTTCTATGAACCGACTACCAACACAACGCTGATTGATGCGGTGATTTCCTTGACTGGTTTTGCCTTAGTTGGTGGTCCAGCTAGACAAGACCATCCCAAAGCCATTGAATCACTCAAACGCCTGAATCGTCCTTATATGGTAGCGTTGCCCTTAGTCTTCCAAACCACAGAAGAGTGGATGGATAGCGACTTGGGTTTACATCCCATTCAAGTAGCTTTGCAAATTGCTATTCCTGAATTAGATGGAGCCATTGAGCCGATAATTTTATCAGGTAGAGATGGGGCTACAGGTAAAGCTCACGCACTGCAAGATCGAGTAGAAGCCATAGCCCAAAGAGCCTTAAAATGGGCTAACCTGCGCCGCAAGCCCAAACTCGATAAAAAAGTTGCCATCACCGTTTTTAGCTTCCCCCCAGATAAAGGCAACGTCGGAACCGCAGCTTACTTAGACGTATTCGGTTCCATCTTTGAAGTATTAAAAGGGCTAAGAAACAACGGCTACGACGTGCAGGACATCCCCGAAAACGCCCAAGCGTTAATGGAATTAGTCATCCACGATGCACAGGCACAGTATGCCAGCCCCGAACTGAACATCGCCTACAAGATGTCAGTCCCAGAGTACGAAGCACTCACCCCCTACTCCCAACGCCTAGAAGAAAACTGGGGACCACCTCCCGGAAACCTCAACAGCGACGGGCAGAACCTGCTAATTTACGGCAAACAATTTGGTAACGTCTTCATCGGCGTACAGCCTACATTTGGTTATGAAGGCGACCCGATGCGGCTATTGTTCTCCCGTTCCGCCAGTCCTCACCACGGTTTTGCAGCTTACTACACTTACCTAGAACAAATTTGGGGCGCGGATGCCGTACTGCACTTTGGTACACATGGTTCCTTGGAATTCATGCCAGGTAAGCAGATGGGGATGTCTGGAGACTGTTACCCAGATAACTTAATTGGCTCAATTCCCAACCTGTATTACTACGCAGCCAATAACCCCAGTGAAGCGACAATTGCCAAACGCCGCAGTTACGCCGAGACAATTTCCTACCTCACACCACCCGCAGAAAACGCCGGTTTATATAAAGGTTTGAAAGAACTCAGCGAATTAATAGCTTCATACCAAACCTTAAAAGATAGTGGGCGCGGCATTTCCATTGTCAACACGATCATGGATAAATGCCGGATCGTCAACCTGGATAAAGATATTCACTTACCAGAAACCGATGCTAGAGACATGACCGCCGATGAGCGAGATCATATCGTTGGTAGCGTCTACCGCAAGTTAATGGAAATTGAATCGAGGTTGTTACCTTGTGGGTTGCACGTCATTGGTAAACCACCAACTGCTGAAGAAGCAGTAGCTACCCTAGTTAACATTGGTAGTTTAGATCGTCAAGAAGAAGAAATTCTCAGCTTACCCCGGATAATTGCCAGCAGCATCGGGCGTGACATAGACGACATTTACAAAAACAGTGACCTCGGCAATTTAGAAGATGTCCAGCTACTACAAGATATCACCTTAGCCACCCGTGAAGCAGTAGCCGCACTGGTACAAGCGCAAAGCGACGCAGAGGGCAGAGTTTCTTTAGTTTCCCGGTTGAACTTCTTCAACATGGGTAAAAAAGAACCTTGGGTAGAAGCTTTACATAAAGCCGGCTATCCCAAAGTTGACCCAGAAGCCTTGAAACCAGTGTTTGAGTATTTGGAATTCTGCTTAAAACAAGTTTGTGCAGATAACGAACTCGGCGCATTACTCCAAGGCTTAGAAGGCGAATATGTTCTACCTGGACCTGGTGGAGATCCCATCCGTAACCCGGATGTATTGCCTACAGGTAAGAATATCCATGCCCTCGACCCCCAATCAATCCCCACAGCCGCCGCAGTCCAATCAGCCAAAATCGTTGTAGATCGGCTCTTGGAACGTAACAAGGCAGAAAATGAGGGTAAATGGCCAGAAACCATCGCCTGCGTCCTCTGGGGAACCGATAACATCAAAACTTACGGTGAATCCCTGGCACAAATCATGTGGATGATTGGTGTGCGTCCGGTTCCCGATGCTTTGGGACGGGTGAACAAGTTAGAGTTAATATCTTTGGAAGAGTTGGGACGACCCAGAATTGATGTAGTTATCAACTGTTCTGGTGTATTCCGTGACTTGTTCATTAACCAGATGAACCTCCTAGACCAAGGTGTGAAAATGGCTGCTGAGGCTGATGAACCCTTAGAAATGAACTTTGTTCGCCAACACGCTTTGAAACAAGCTGAGGAAATGGGAATTAATCTGCGTCAAGCAGCGACTCGTGTTTTCTCTAATGCTTCTGGTTCTTACTCGTCAAATATCAACTTGGCGGTAGAAAACAGCACTTGGGATAGTGAAGCCGAGTTGCAGGAAATGTACCTGAGACGGAAATCATTCTCCTTCAATTCCGATAACCCCGGAATGATGGATGAGTCACGGCAGATTTTTGAAACTTCTTTGAAAACTGCTGATGCAACTTTCCAAAATCTGGACTCTTCGGAAATTAGCTTGACGGACGTTTCCCACTACTTTGACTCAGATCCTACTAAGTTAGTAGCAAGTCTGCGTAAAGATGGTAAGAAACCAGCATCATACATTGCAGACACTACCACAGCGAATGCACAGGTGCGATCGTTAACCGAAACCGTGCGTTTAGATGCGCGTACCAAGTTGTTAAATCCCAAATGGTACGAAGGGATGTTATCTCACGGTTACGAAGGTGTACGGGAACTTTCCAAGCGGTTGGTAAATACCACTGGTTGGAGTGCGACCGCCGGCGCTGTGGATAACTGGATTTATGAGGATACGAACGAAACCTTCATCAAAGATGAAGAAATGCAGAAACGGTTGATGAATCTCAACCCCCATTCTTTCCGCAAGATTGTTTCCACGTTGTTGGAAATGAATGGTCGCGGTTATTGGGAGACTAGCGATGACAATTTAGATCGTCTACGCGAGTTGTACCAAGAAGTCGAAGACCGGATTGAAGGAATAGAATAG
- a CDS encoding heavy-metal-associated domain-containing protein: protein MTLKLTVPNMACSACATNITNAVKTVDANATIQADPQTKFVSVETQASETAIKDALAAAGYPVA, encoded by the coding sequence ATGACACTCAAACTGACAGTTCCCAATATGGCTTGTTCTGCTTGTGCAACTAATATTACCAATGCAGTTAAAACAGTTGATGCCAATGCTACCATTCAGGCTGATCCACAAACCAAATTTGTCAGCGTAGAAACTCAAGCTTCAGAAACAGCAATTAAGGATGCTTTAGCTGCTGCTGGTTATCCCGTGGCTTAA
- a CDS encoding MrcB family domain-containing protein codes for MLKEVIEALLHEYPKVSRENFKNHEYPRYLKKEVPKLLNSSLNLPDIYRIDASAGNGSWANIPWIAVFNKLVTESVRFGFFIVYLFQADCSGVYLSLNQGTASLKERYGLGGAREVLREQAKVFRKTISLNTKIEFYENIDLKLEAIPKETTARRLGQAYQAGNILATYYPKNNLPTSDKLVNDLLHLINIYEQLIEDQPVEPQESDSTVEDVWFEDLSKYKVHRRVERNQALCKKAKEMHGYVCKACNFDFETRYGEIGKNYIEAHHIVPIATLEKTKVQLNPLTDFTVLCSNCHRMIHRIKPTPTLEDFKKIITL; via the coding sequence ATGTTAAAAGAAGTTATTGAAGCTTTGTTACATGAATACCCAAAAGTAAGTAGAGAAAATTTTAAAAATCACGAATATCCAAGATACTTAAAAAAGGAAGTTCCCAAACTGCTTAACAGTTCTTTAAATCTACCGGATATCTATAGGATAGATGCCTCTGCTGGAAATGGATCTTGGGCAAATATTCCTTGGATAGCAGTTTTCAATAAGCTAGTTACGGAAAGCGTAAGATTTGGATTTTTTATAGTATATCTTTTTCAAGCAGATTGTTCGGGTGTGTACCTCTCTCTTAATCAAGGTACAGCATCTTTGAAAGAAAGATATGGTCTCGGAGGTGCAAGGGAAGTATTACGAGAACAAGCAAAAGTTTTTAGAAAAACTATATCTCTTAATACAAAGATTGAATTTTATGAAAATATTGATTTAAAGCTTGAAGCAATTCCTAAAGAAACTACTGCTAGAAGATTAGGTCAAGCATATCAAGCAGGTAATATACTAGCTACTTATTATCCAAAAAATAATTTACCTACGTCAGATAAATTAGTAAATGATTTACTACATCTCATAAATATTTATGAACAACTGATTGAGGATCAACCAGTAGAACCTCAAGAAAGTGATTCTACTGTTGAAGATGTTTGGTTTGAGGATTTAAGCAAGTATAAAGTACATCGAAGAGTGGAAAGAAATCAAGCTTTGTGCAAAAAAGCAAAGGAAATGCATGGGTATGTATGTAAAGCTTGCAATTTTGACTTTGAAACTCGATATGGTGAAATAGGAAAGAACTATATAGAAGCTCATCATATAGTACCGATTGCGACACTAGAAAAAACTAAGGTTCAGCTAAACCCGCTAACAGATTTTACTGTGTTGTGTTCTAACTGCCATCGCATGATACATAGGATAAAACCTACACCGACATTAGAAGATTTCAAAAAAATAATAACGCTGTAA
- a CDS encoding lipid-A-disaccharide synthase, which translates to MTPVDIVILSNGPGEVTTWVRPVVKALRQELGDDPSVVRISVVLSPCPNATGKEGAIALSYPEVDRVQSAEHFWQFLLWGKTFENWEWRDRGVVVFLGGDQIFPVVIGRKLGYRTLVYAEWDARWHNLIDRFGVMQAKVAEKVSPKFAHKFTVVGDLMLEAQKFEQVITPDSSLNTEIIGLLPGSKAAKLAQGVPLSLAIAEYIHAKRPQTRFVIFVAPTLDLQTLASFADTQKNSFVKIFGGVSATLVESEHPVLKTETGLCLELCRENPAHQLLSQCRICLTTVGANTAELGALAVPMIVMIPTQQLDAMRSWDGLPGLLANLPGVGSSFAKVINSLVLSRKGLLAWPNIWAQEEIVPELVGKLQPQEVAEMVLDFLDHPEKLEVIRAKLRSVRGESGAAQKLASLVSDVL; encoded by the coding sequence ATGACTCCAGTTGATATTGTGATTCTCTCGAATGGACCCGGTGAGGTGACTACTTGGGTGCGTCCTGTTGTTAAGGCTTTACGCCAAGAATTAGGGGATGATCCTTCTGTGGTGAGGATTTCTGTGGTTTTGTCTCCTTGTCCAAATGCTACGGGTAAGGAAGGGGCGATCGCACTTTCATATCCAGAAGTTGACAGGGTACAATCAGCAGAGCATTTTTGGCAGTTTCTCCTGTGGGGTAAGACTTTTGAGAATTGGGAATGGCGCGATCGCGGTGTGGTAGTCTTCTTGGGTGGTGATCAAATTTTCCCGGTAGTCATTGGTAGAAAGTTGGGATATCGCACACTTGTTTACGCTGAATGGGATGCTCGTTGGCATAATTTGATTGACCGTTTTGGCGTAATGCAGGCTAAAGTTGCAGAGAAAGTTTCTCCAAAGTTTGCTCACAAATTTACTGTTGTGGGGGATTTGATGCTAGAGGCTCAGAAATTTGAGCAGGTTATCACTCCTGACTCTTCACTCAACACTGAAATAATTGGTTTACTTCCAGGCTCGAAAGCTGCAAAATTAGCCCAAGGTGTGCCATTATCCTTAGCTATTGCTGAATATATTCACGCCAAAAGACCCCAAACCAGATTTGTGATTTTCGTTGCGCCGACATTGGATTTACAAACTTTAGCGAGTTTTGCCGATACACAGAAAAACTCTTTTGTCAAGATATTTGGCGGTGTATCTGCTACTTTAGTTGAATCTGAGCATCCGGTGCTGAAAACTGAAACGGGTTTGTGTTTGGAATTGTGCAGAGAAAATCCCGCCCATCAATTATTATCCCAATGTCGAATCTGTTTAACCACCGTAGGCGCAAACACTGCTGAACTCGGTGCTTTGGCTGTACCGATGATTGTGATGATACCGACACAACAACTTGATGCGATGCGTTCGTGGGATGGTTTACCGGGATTGTTAGCTAATTTACCTGGGGTGGGTTCTAGCTTTGCTAAGGTAATTAACTCGCTGGTGTTGAGTCGCAAAGGTTTATTAGCATGGCCGAATATTTGGGCGCAGGAGGAGATTGTACCAGAACTGGTGGGGAAACTCCAGCCGCAAGAGGTTGCGGAAATGGTTTTGGACTTTTTGGATCATCCAGAAAAATTAGAAGTAATTAGGGCGAAATTACGCAGTGTTAGGGGTGAAAGTGGTGCAGCCCAAAAGTTAGCAAGTTTAGTGAGTGATGTTCTGTAA
- a CDS encoding heavy metal translocating P-type ATPase — protein sequence MDTLTLKLKGMSCASCANNIDQAIRSVPGVTDCNVNFGFEQATINYDRKRTDLKTIQAAIDAAGYSSYLPQTDILAGEDETEKANKLAEDREITRKVIVGGVIGIIMFVGSIPMMTGLNVPFIPAFLHDYWVQLVLTIPVQFWCGWSFYVNGWKALKHHTATMDTLMAVGTSAAFLYSVFVTLFPGFFMAQGLMPHVYYEVSVTVIALILLGRLLEHRARGKTSEAIHKLMGLQPRNARVVRDGVEMDIPITDVAINDLILVRPGEKIPVDGEVIIGASTVDEAMVTGESLPVQKHPGDEVIGATINKTGSFQFRATRVGNDTFLAQIVKLVQQAQGSKAPIQRLADQVTGWFVPVVIAIAIATFVIWFNFMGNFTLAIMTTVGVLIIACPCALGLATPTSIMVGTGKGAENGILIKDAQSLELAHKIQIIVLDKTGTLTQGKPTVTDFVSVNGTANHNERKLLQLAASVERNSEHPLAEAVVKYSQSQEVSLTEADNFAAIAGSGVQAVVSERLVQIGTQRWMAELSINTDILQEDKDAWETAAKTVIFMAVDGEIQGVMGIADALKPSSAAAVKILQKLGLEVVMLTGDNRKTAEAIAQQVGIQRVFPEVRPDQKAAMIQSLQGEKGEAKIVAMVGDGINDAPALAQADVGMAIGTGTDVAIAASDITLISGDLQGIVTAIQLSRATIRNIRQNLFFAFIYNVIGIPIAAGILFPVFGWLLNPILAGAAMALSSISVVTNALRLRKFQPKFISPIIP from the coding sequence ATGGATACTCTCACACTCAAACTCAAAGGTATGAGTTGCGCCTCCTGTGCGAACAATATCGACCAAGCAATTCGCTCGGTTCCAGGGGTGACTGACTGTAATGTTAACTTTGGTTTTGAGCAAGCCACAATTAATTATGACCGAAAACGTACTGATTTAAAGACAATTCAAGCCGCTATCGATGCTGCGGGATACTCTTCTTATTTACCGCAAACAGATATTCTGGCTGGGGAAGATGAGACTGAAAAAGCCAATAAGTTAGCCGAAGACCGAGAAATTACCCGCAAGGTGATTGTGGGGGGTGTGATTGGGATTATTATGTTTGTCGGTTCTATACCGATGATGACTGGGCTAAATGTGCCGTTTATTCCCGCATTTCTCCATGATTATTGGGTGCAGTTAGTGTTGACTATACCTGTACAATTCTGGTGTGGTTGGAGTTTTTACGTGAATGGTTGGAAAGCTCTGAAACACCATACTGCAACTATGGATACTCTGATGGCTGTGGGTACAAGTGCAGCATTTCTCTATTCTGTGTTTGTGACTCTCTTCCCTGGATTTTTTATGGCTCAGGGTTTGATGCCTCATGTATATTATGAGGTTTCGGTGACTGTGATTGCTTTAATTTTGCTGGGGCGGTTGTTGGAACATCGCGCTAGGGGAAAAACTTCGGAAGCTATTCATAAACTCATGGGATTACAACCGAGAAATGCGAGAGTTGTCCGTGATGGTGTGGAAATGGATATTCCCATTACGGATGTGGCTATCAATGATCTGATTTTGGTGCGCCCTGGGGAAAAGATTCCGGTAGATGGTGAGGTGATTATCGGTGCTTCTACGGTGGATGAGGCGATGGTAACTGGTGAAAGTTTACCAGTGCAGAAGCATCCTGGGGATGAGGTGATTGGGGCGACGATTAACAAAACTGGTAGTTTTCAGTTTCGGGCGACACGTGTGGGAAATGATACGTTTTTGGCGCAAATCGTTAAACTGGTGCAGCAAGCACAAGGTTCTAAAGCGCCTATTCAACGATTAGCAGACCAAGTTACAGGATGGTTTGTACCTGTTGTAATTGCGATCGCGATCGCCACTTTTGTGATTTGGTTTAATTTTATGGGTAACTTTACCCTAGCCATCATGACCACTGTGGGCGTGTTAATTATCGCCTGTCCTTGTGCTTTGGGTCTCGCTACTCCAACTTCAATTATGGTAGGGACTGGCAAAGGGGCGGAAAATGGTATTTTAATTAAGGATGCCCAAAGCTTAGAATTAGCACACAAAATCCAAATTATTGTTCTTGATAAAACTGGGACTTTAACTCAAGGAAAACCGACGGTTACAGATTTTGTCTCTGTGAACGGTACAGCAAATCATAATGAACGGAAGCTGTTACAGTTGGCTGCATCTGTGGAACGCAATTCTGAGCATCCCTTGGCGGAAGCTGTGGTAAAATATTCCCAATCCCAAGAGGTGAGTTTAACTGAAGCTGATAATTTTGCAGCGATCGCAGGTAGTGGTGTGCAAGCTGTGGTTTCAGAACGCTTAGTACAAATTGGTACACAGCGCTGGATGGCAGAATTAAGCATCAATACTGACATTCTCCAAGAGGATAAAGATGCTTGGGAAACTGCGGCTAAAACTGTGATTTTCATGGCTGTAGATGGCGAAATACAAGGAGTTATGGGTATTGCCGATGCTCTCAAACCTTCCTCAGCCGCAGCAGTGAAAATACTGCAAAAACTTGGTTTAGAAGTAGTAATGTTGACTGGAGATAATCGTAAAACTGCGGAGGCGATCGCTCAACAAGTCGGCATCCAGCGAGTGTTTCCAGAGGTGCGCCCAGACCAAAAAGCGGCGATGATTCAATCTCTGCAAGGTGAAAAAGGTGAAGCTAAAATTGTGGCGATGGTAGGTGATGGAATTAATGATGCGCCTGCACTCGCACAAGCAGATGTGGGAATGGCGATTGGGACAGGAACAGATGTGGCGATCGCCGCGAGTGATATTACACTGATTTCAGGAGACTTACAAGGCATCGTCACAGCCATTCAACTCAGCCGGGCGACAATTCGCAATATCCGCCAAAACCTGTTTTTTGCCTTTATCTACAACGTTATCGGCATTCCTATCGCTGCGGGAATTTTGTTTCCTGTGTTTGGCTGGTTGCTAAATCCGATTCTCGCCGGTGCTGCAATGGCTTTATCTTCAATCTCTGTAGTGACAAATGCCCTGAGATTGCGAAAATTTCAGCCAAAATTCATTTCCCCAATTATACCATAG
- a CDS encoding hybrid sensor histidine kinase/response regulator produces the protein MKNIKIVIVEDEAIVAKDLRNRLEKFGYIVSGVASSGQEAINKSLEFCPDLVLMDIRLKGVMDGIEAAHEIHKHLDIPIIYLTAYADDKTLDRAKVTEPFGYLLKPFKERELQINIEIALTKHSLEKQLRTHQKWLSTLLNSISDGVISSDFEELVTFMNPVAESLTGWKQEEACGRNSSEVFNIAHGETHEPVENPIIKVLEEGNVVGLPAETVLISRNGTKIPIDDSAAPIKDDQDRITGAVLIFRDVTERKQAMEARQKQVEQEQLLAQLAEINQLKNEFLNLLSHELRSPLSNMKVMIQMLQMSITPEENQRYLEMLSIECDREMVLINDLLDLQRLESEARPVITPDVLLLEQWIPWIIEPFKVRIQQHQQTLQLNLPSNIPSLFSDGTSLERILSELLNNACKYTPSGGEIILSVDHNSSEIPSQTIITIRNSLEIPTAEIPRLFDKFYRLPHADIWNQGGTGLGLSIVQKLVERLQGIIQVESSEGWTTFRLILTDLIVTTS, from the coding sequence ATGAAAAACATAAAAATTGTCATAGTAGAAGATGAGGCTATTGTTGCTAAAGACTTACGTAATCGGCTGGAAAAATTTGGTTACATAGTTTCTGGTGTTGCTTCTTCAGGACAAGAAGCAATTAATAAGTCTCTAGAATTTTGTCCAGATTTAGTGCTAATGGATATTAGATTGAAAGGAGTCATGGATGGTATAGAAGCGGCTCATGAAATTCACAAACATTTGGATATTCCCATAATTTATCTCACGGCTTATGCTGATGATAAAACTTTAGATAGGGCAAAAGTAACTGAGCCTTTTGGCTATTTACTGAAACCTTTTAAAGAACGAGAGCTACAAATAAATATTGAAATAGCTCTGACTAAACATAGCTTAGAGAAGCAATTAAGAACACATCAGAAATGGTTATCGACACTGCTGAATAGTATCAGCGATGGCGTGATTTCTAGCGACTTTGAGGAATTGGTAACTTTTATGAATCCTGTGGCTGAAAGTCTTACGGGTTGGAAACAAGAAGAAGCTTGTGGAAGAAATTCATCGGAAGTATTTAATATTGCTCATGGAGAAACTCACGAACCTGTAGAAAACCCGATAATAAAAGTCTTGGAAGAAGGGAATGTGGTTGGTTTACCAGCCGAAACTGTTCTGATTTCTCGAAATGGTACAAAGATTCCCATTGATGACAGTGCTGCGCCAATTAAAGATGATCAAGATCGGATTACGGGTGCTGTATTAATTTTCCGAGATGTGACTGAACGCAAACAGGCTATGGAGGCTCGTCAAAAGCAAGTTGAGCAAGAGCAACTCTTAGCGCAACTAGCAGAAATTAATCAACTCAAAAATGAGTTTCTGAATTTATTATCTCATGAGTTGCGATCGCCTCTGAGCAATATGAAGGTGATGATTCAAATGTTACAAATGTCGATCACACCTGAAGAAAATCAGCGCTATTTAGAAATGTTGTCAATTGAGTGCGATCGCGAAATGGTACTCATTAATGATTTACTAGACTTACAACGCTTAGAATCTGAAGCCCGCCCGGTGATTACCCCAGATGTATTACTCTTAGAACAGTGGATACCTTGGATAATTGAGCCGTTTAAAGTCCGTATTCAACAACATCAGCAAACTTTACAATTAAATCTTCCCTCAAATATTCCCTCGCTGTTCTCAGACGGTACTAGCTTAGAACGCATTTTATCAGAATTACTTAATAATGCCTGCAAATATACTCCATCTGGTGGCGAAATTATCTTGAGTGTAGATCACAATTCCTCAGAAATACCCTCTCAAACAATCATTACTATTCGTAATTCCTTAGAAATTCCCACAGCAGAAATACCGCGACTTTTTGATAAATTCTATCGCCTTCCCCATGCTGACATTTGGAATCAAGGTGGTACAGGATTGGGATTATCTATAGTGCAGAAGTTAGTCGAACGACTCCAAGGAATAATTCAAGTTGAAAGCAGCGAGGGATGGACAACATTCAGGCTGATATTAACTGATTTAATTGTGACTACCAGTTAG